The Epilithonimonas zeae genome contains a region encoding:
- a CDS encoding S8/S53 family peptidase: MRKIFTILSVCFSLVATAQTELVFVFFKDKPNKASFYSNPLSELTQKSLNRRINLGISLTDQDAPIEPTYIQNIKNLGFTVTDYSKWLNGVAVNATSAQIQTLSQQSYVDHVESFVKNPNGRKRSEKIEKFKEFDIENTEKNILTTYNYGDGLAQINQVNIRALHVAGFTGTGITIAVIDTGFPTVDTGSAFQRLRDNGQIKGGYNFINKTNDIYSSSLNSHGTICMGTIGGYLDNQFVGTAPDANFYLYATEDAANEIPEEELYWIEAAEEADRKGVDVISTSLGYTEFDDSRYDYTYADMNGTTSFIARGAQIATEKGIFVTASAGNSGQQNWKYIGTPADNERVFSIGAVNDQGSAAAFSSYGPNSIGVIKPDASARGFSTYTVYADDVTQASGTSLSNPLAAGGVACLLQSLSNNISREEIKIKLRQNASLYPNYSAQRGYGILNFYKTYQTLGLKDITKTNIKVYPNPVKDFINITSDKSIKSVEIYDALGRLIKKDTYTKINVSQLSKGNYLLKIKTDSGDIIEKFIKE, translated from the coding sequence GTGAGAAAAATCTTTACAATTTTGTCAGTCTGCTTTTCGTTAGTTGCAACTGCTCAAACCGAATTGGTCTTTGTTTTCTTCAAAGACAAACCGAATAAAGCTTCTTTTTATTCCAACCCTTTATCAGAATTAACTCAGAAATCTCTTAACAGGAGAATCAATCTTGGAATAAGTTTAACAGATCAAGACGCTCCGATAGAGCCAACATATATTCAGAATATTAAAAATCTTGGATTTACGGTTACTGATTATTCTAAATGGCTGAATGGTGTTGCTGTGAATGCTACTTCTGCTCAAATCCAAACTTTATCTCAACAGTCATATGTAGATCATGTGGAAAGTTTTGTCAAAAATCCGAATGGTAGAAAACGTAGTGAAAAGATTGAAAAATTTAAAGAATTTGATATAGAGAATACGGAGAAAAACATTTTAACAACTTATAATTATGGAGATGGTCTAGCTCAAATTAATCAGGTTAATATTAGAGCTCTTCACGTAGCTGGTTTTACAGGAACCGGGATAACCATTGCAGTAATTGACACTGGTTTTCCAACTGTAGATACTGGAAGTGCATTCCAAAGACTTCGTGATAATGGTCAAATCAAAGGTGGATATAATTTTATCAATAAAACCAATGATATATATAGTAGTTCTCTGAATTCACATGGAACAATTTGCATGGGGACTATTGGTGGATATCTGGATAATCAATTTGTTGGAACTGCTCCAGACGCTAACTTTTATCTGTATGCGACCGAAGATGCGGCAAACGAAATCCCTGAAGAGGAACTTTATTGGATAGAAGCGGCAGAAGAAGCTGACAGAAAAGGTGTTGATGTAATCTCAACCTCGTTAGGTTATACTGAGTTTGATGATAGCAGATATGATTACACTTATGCTGATATGAACGGAACAACTTCTTTCATTGCAAGAGGTGCTCAAATTGCTACAGAAAAAGGCATTTTTGTAACCGCTTCTGCTGGAAATAGCGGACAACAAAATTGGAAATACATAGGAACTCCAGCAGATAATGAAAGGGTATTTTCAATTGGAGCTGTAAATGATCAAGGAAGCGCCGCCGCTTTTTCTTCTTATGGACCCAACTCAATAGGTGTAATAAAACCTGATGCCAGTGCAAGAGGTTTTTCTACTTATACTGTTTATGCTGACGATGTTACGCAAGCAAGTGGAACTTCTCTTTCAAATCCACTTGCTGCCGGCGGTGTTGCTTGTCTCTTACAATCCTTATCAAACAATATATCCAGAGAAGAAATTAAAATAAAATTAAGACAAAATGCTTCTCTGTATCCGAACTATTCTGCACAAAGAGGTTATGGAATTCTGAATTTCTATAAAACTTATCAGACTTTAGGTTTAAAGGATATCACTAAAACTAATATTAAAGTTTATCCAAACCCAGTGAAAGACTTTATTAATATTACTTCTGATAAATCCATAAAGTCTGTCGAAATCTATGATGCTTTGGGAAGATTAATAAAAAAAGATACTTATACTAAGATTAATGTTTCTCAATTATCAAAAGGAAATTATCTTCTAAAAATAAAGACTGATTCTGGAGACATTATTGAGAAATTTATTAAAGAATAA
- the tamL gene encoding translocation and assembly module lipoprotein TamL has product MIKNNIKFKSVIAVSTLAIFSSCSNTKFLKEGQMLYTGAEVKVEGDSISKKQKKALKAELEDELTPKPNSSFLGLRPKLYAYNIAKEPKKDKGFNYWLKYKFGEKPVLLGDVDKEFNKDIIVNYSENKGYFNAQAKYDTISKNKKARVIYTLNPKSQYLISQVKFQEDSTLINKEIQNLKDKSLLKVGNPFDLGVIKAERERIDNGLKEKGFYYFSPDNLIIQADSTVAKNHKVELNVKLKDQTPDLAKEQFSIDNVIVFPNYNIRDVKEGKYQIPMDKDSLSKYAYGDIYVIDSEHKFKPKIFDRALYFKKGDIYNRADHNLTLNRLISLGVFKFVKNDFIVSDSLNHKFDAYYSLTPRQIQSLRLETLGRTNSANYGGGEVNLNWTHRNFFRGAEQFKASVYGAFDVQMGGAKDANNIIRVGAKTQLSIPRIVAPFRFNSSSAFVPRTNIALGYEYQSRTELYTLHNFNASFGYVWKENVRKEHDLKVIDITMVAPQTITDKYREQIDGNPEKGIPPNPTLGRVVEKQLIFGPTYTYTYTNTTSPQTNTFYYRGMLDLAGNITGLVTGANAKKGDQKDVFGVPFSQYAKMEHDFRFYHKFNEKTSFASRIIAGLAYPYGNSEFVPYSRQFFVGGSNSIRAFRARTLGPGSYDPRTQNASFYFDQAGDVKLEMNAEYRANIVKFLNVAAFVDAGNIWLINDEINAQGQITRPGGKFSKDFLNELAVGAGVGLRLDFSILILRLDLAMPLRVPYYEKGDRWVLDRIKFGDSSWRKDNLILNIAIGYPF; this is encoded by the coding sequence ATGATTAAGAATAATATCAAGTTCAAATCCGTAATTGCTGTTTCAACTTTGGCAATATTTTCTTCCTGCAGTAATACCAAATTTCTGAAAGAAGGCCAAATGCTCTATACTGGCGCAGAAGTGAAAGTGGAAGGAGACAGTATTTCCAAAAAACAGAAAAAAGCTTTGAAAGCAGAATTAGAGGACGAACTGACACCAAAACCGAACTCCAGTTTTCTCGGATTAAGGCCAAAATTGTACGCTTATAATATTGCCAAAGAACCTAAGAAAGATAAAGGATTTAACTATTGGCTAAAGTACAAATTTGGGGAAAAACCAGTTTTGTTGGGTGATGTTGATAAGGAATTTAATAAAGATATTATTGTCAATTATTCTGAGAACAAAGGTTATTTCAATGCTCAGGCGAAGTACGATACGATTTCGAAAAATAAGAAAGCTCGTGTTATTTATACTTTAAATCCCAAAAGTCAATATCTGATCAGTCAGGTAAAATTTCAGGAAGATTCTACTTTGATTAATAAGGAAATTCAGAATTTGAAAGACAAGTCCCTTTTGAAAGTCGGAAATCCATTTGATTTAGGTGTAATCAAAGCCGAAAGAGAAAGGATTGATAATGGGTTGAAGGAGAAAGGTTTCTATTATTTCAGTCCAGATAATTTGATTATTCAGGCAGATAGCACCGTGGCGAAAAATCATAAAGTAGAACTGAATGTCAAATTAAAAGATCAGACGCCAGATTTAGCAAAAGAACAATTTTCGATTGATAATGTCATCGTTTTTCCTAATTACAATATCCGTGATGTTAAGGAAGGGAAATACCAAATCCCGATGGATAAAGATTCTCTTTCCAAATATGCCTACGGCGATATCTATGTCATCGATTCCGAACATAAATTCAAACCAAAGATTTTCGACCGTGCTTTGTACTTTAAAAAAGGAGATATTTATAATAGAGCAGACCACAATCTGACTTTAAACCGACTGATCAGTTTAGGTGTTTTCAAATTTGTAAAAAATGACTTTATCGTTTCCGATTCTCTGAATCATAAATTTGATGCCTATTATTCTTTGACCCCGAGACAAATTCAGTCTTTGAGATTAGAAACGCTAGGAAGAACCAATTCCGCCAATTACGGTGGAGGAGAAGTCAATCTCAACTGGACACACCGGAATTTTTTCCGCGGAGCAGAACAGTTCAAAGCTTCGGTTTATGGCGCTTTTGATGTTCAGATGGGTGGCGCAAAAGATGCGAATAATATCATCCGTGTTGGCGCGAAAACTCAACTTTCAATTCCGAGAATCGTTGCGCCTTTCCGTTTCAATTCTTCCAGTGCGTTTGTGCCAAGAACCAATATCGCATTAGGTTACGAATACCAAAGCCGTACGGAGTTGTACACTTTGCATAATTTCAATGCATCTTTTGGCTATGTTTGGAAAGAAAATGTACGGAAAGAACACGATCTTAAGGTTATTGATATCACAATGGTTGCACCTCAGACAATTACAGATAAGTATAGAGAACAAATTGATGGTAATCCGGAAAAAGGCATTCCACCGAACCCAACTTTGGGAAGAGTAGTAGAGAAACAATTGATATTTGGACCAACTTATACTTACACTTATACCAATACAACTTCACCTCAAACCAATACGTTTTACTATAGAGGAATGCTGGATTTGGCAGGGAACATCACTGGACTTGTAACCGGAGCCAATGCGAAAAAGGGCGATCAGAAAGATGTTTTCGGAGTTCCTTTCAGTCAATATGCGAAGATGGAACACGATTTCAGATTCTATCATAAATTCAATGAGAAAACGTCTTTTGCATCCAGAATTATTGCCGGTTTAGCATATCCTTACGGAAATTCAGAATTTGTACCTTATTCCAGACAGTTTTTTGTAGGTGGAAGTAACAGTATCCGAGCTTTCCGTGCAAGAACTCTTGGGCCTGGAAGTTATGATCCGAGAACTCAGAATGCCAGTTTCTATTTTGATCAGGCAGGCGATGTCAAATTGGAAATGAATGCAGAATACCGTGCTAATATTGTTAAATTCCTAAATGTTGCTGCTTTTGTGGACGCTGGTAATATCTGGTTAATCAATGATGAGATCAATGCACAAGGACAAATTACAAGACCAGGAGGAAAATTTTCAAAAGATTTCCTGAATGAGTTAGCCGTTGGAGCAGGAGTTGGATTAAGGTTAGATTTTTCGATATTAATTTTGAGATTGGATTTGGCAATGCCTTTAAGAGTTCCTTATTATGAAAAAGGGGATCGTTGGGTTCTGGACAGAATCAAATTCGGTGACAGTTCCTGGCGAAAAGATAATCTGATCCTGAATATTGCGATTGGTTATCCTTTCTAA
- the pgl gene encoding 6-phosphogluconolactonase — MNITVFKNLEELYQKSADTFVELAEKSIQKHGKFVVALSGGSSPKAIFKLLATKEYADKIEWNKIYFFWVDERWVSLDDDKSNAKMTFETLLNQVPVNKSRIFPMYKDGVEPQEFAKEYELQIRNVLGNEGVFDFILLGMGDDGHTASLFPGEEILNEKEKWVDAYYLKSQEMYRITLTEPIINKAENILVVAFGESKKHALNEVLNGEYNPQLYPLQLINKKETFQVFTDEKALN, encoded by the coding sequence ATGAACATTACAGTATTTAAAAATCTGGAAGAATTATATCAAAAATCGGCTGATACATTTGTTGAACTTGCTGAAAAATCAATTCAAAAACACGGCAAATTTGTAGTTGCTTTAAGTGGTGGTTCTTCTCCAAAAGCTATTTTTAAATTATTAGCAACCAAAGAATATGCTGATAAAATAGAATGGAACAAAATCTATTTCTTTTGGGTTGATGAACGGTGGGTATCTTTAGACGATGATAAAAGCAATGCGAAAATGACTTTTGAAACATTGTTGAATCAAGTTCCGGTAAATAAAAGTCGGATTTTTCCAATGTACAAAGATGGAGTAGAACCTCAGGAATTTGCGAAAGAATATGAACTGCAAATCAGAAATGTTTTAGGAAATGAAGGTGTTTTCGATTTTATTCTTTTGGGAATGGGAGATGATGGTCATACAGCATCTCTATTTCCAGGCGAAGAAATCTTGAATGAAAAAGAAAAATGGGTTGATGCTTATTATCTGAAATCTCAGGAAATGTACCGTATCACTTTGACAGAACCAATTATTAATAAAGCAGAAAACATTCTGGTTGTAGCATTTGGAGAATCCAAAAAACACGCGCTAAATGAAGTTTTGAACGGAGAATATAATCCGCAATTATATCCGCTTCAACTTATCAATAAAAAAGAAACATTTCAGGTTTTTACAGATGAAAAAGCCTTGAATTAA
- the galE gene encoding UDP-glucose 4-epimerase GalE, which yields MSILVTGGLGYIGSHTVVELINHNFDVIIVDDLSNSEKFILDNIEEITGKRPIFYPFDLRRKELLQQVFEAHDIEGCINFAASKAVGESMTEPLKYYENNLFSLINVLQEFKERNISNFIFSSSCTVYGQADQMPIDENTPLKEAESSYGKTKQMGEDILKDFSRAYNKRVTLLRYFNPIGAHPTALLGELPSGIPNNLVPYVTQTAAGIREKLSVWGDDYPTEDGTAIRDYIYVVDLAKAHVAALQKLMHSDEETVLDIYNLGTGKGSSVLEVVKAFELANDVAVPYQICPRREGDITIAYANADKAEKELHWKSETTLEEALKTTWEWQKYLKDRNN from the coding sequence ATGTCCATACTCGTAACAGGCGGCTTAGGTTACATCGGTTCACATACGGTTGTAGAACTTATTAATCATAATTTTGATGTCATCATTGTAGATGATTTGTCAAATTCAGAAAAATTTATCCTTGATAATATCGAGGAAATCACAGGGAAAAGACCCATTTTCTATCCTTTTGATCTTAGAAGAAAAGAACTATTACAGCAAGTTTTCGAAGCACACGATATCGAAGGTTGTATCAATTTTGCAGCTTCAAAAGCAGTGGGAGAGAGTATGACTGAACCTTTAAAATATTATGAGAACAATTTGTTTTCATTGATTAATGTCCTTCAGGAATTTAAAGAAAGAAATATTTCTAACTTTATTTTCAGTTCATCCTGTACAGTTTACGGCCAAGCGGATCAAATGCCGATTGACGAGAATACACCTCTCAAAGAAGCCGAATCTTCTTACGGAAAAACCAAACAAATGGGAGAGGATATCCTAAAAGATTTTTCTCGAGCCTATAACAAAAGAGTTACTCTATTAAGATATTTCAATCCGATTGGCGCGCATCCAACAGCATTATTAGGAGAATTGCCGTCAGGAATTCCAAATAATCTCGTTCCTTATGTTACGCAGACTGCTGCAGGAATCAGAGAGAAATTGAGCGTTTGGGGTGATGATTATCCTACAGAAGATGGAACAGCTATTCGTGACTATATTTATGTTGTAGATTTGGCGAAAGCTCACGTTGCAGCTTTACAAAAACTGATGCATTCGGACGAGGAAACAGTTTTGGATATTTATAATTTGGGAACAGGAAAAGGTTCTTCGGTTTTAGAAGTGGTAAAAGCTTTTGAATTAGCAAATGATGTAGCGGTTCCTTACCAGATTTGCCCAAGAAGAGAAGGCGATATTACGATTGCATATGCTAATGCTGACAAAGCTGAAAAAGAACTCCATTGGAAATCAGAAACAACTTTGGAAGAAGCGCTCAAAACCACTTGGGAATGGCAGAAATATCTGAAAGACAGAAATAATTAA
- a CDS encoding DegT/DnrJ/EryC1/StrS family aminotransferase, with the protein MKKIQMVDLQSQYYKIKSEVDNAVLNVMDSAAFINGPEVKSFQSDLETYLDVKHVIPCANGTDALQIALMALDLKEGDEIITADFTFAATVEVIHLLKLKSVLVDVDYDTFTIDTESIKKAITPKTKAIIPVHLFGQCGNMEEILKIAKEHNLYVVEDNAQAIGADFIFSDGTEKKSGTIGTIGTTSFFPSKNLGCYGDGGAIFTNDDELAHRLRGIVNHGMYERYYHDEVGVNSRLDSIQAAILRKKLPNLDSYNEARRKAADYYDEAFAGNENILTPKRAENSTHVFHQYTLRITNGKRNELQQYLTEKEIPAMIYYPVALRKQKAYFQDSNPADFVNTDKLLDQVISLPMHTELDEEQLKYITDSVLEFFAKN; encoded by the coding sequence ATGAAGAAAATCCAAATGGTCGATTTACAAAGCCAATATTATAAAATCAAAAGTGAAGTTGACAATGCAGTTTTAAATGTGATGGATTCTGCGGCTTTTATAAATGGTCCGGAAGTCAAATCCTTCCAATCAGATTTGGAAACTTATTTGGATGTAAAACACGTGATTCCTTGTGCCAACGGGACAGATGCACTTCAAATTGCCTTGATGGCTTTGGATTTGAAAGAAGGTGATGAAATTATCACTGCAGATTTTACTTTTGCTGCAACCGTAGAAGTCATTCATTTATTGAAATTGAAATCCGTTTTGGTAGATGTAGATTATGATACTTTTACCATCGACACAGAATCAATCAAAAAAGCAATTACACCAAAAACTAAAGCCATAATTCCTGTTCACCTTTTCGGACAATGTGGGAATATGGAAGAAATCCTGAAAATTGCTAAAGAACACAATCTTTATGTTGTTGAAGATAATGCTCAGGCAATTGGTGCAGATTTTATTTTTTCTGACGGAACTGAAAAAAAATCTGGAACCATCGGAACCATCGGAACTACGTCATTTTTTCCATCTAAAAACTTAGGCTGTTACGGAGACGGAGGCGCTATTTTTACTAATGATGACGAATTAGCCCACAGACTGAGAGGAATCGTAAACCACGGGATGTACGAGCGTTATTACCACGACGAAGTTGGGGTTAATTCCAGGTTAGACAGTATTCAGGCTGCAATCTTGAGAAAAAAATTGCCAAATCTTGATTCTTACAACGAAGCTAGAAGAAAAGCGGCAGATTATTATGATGAAGCTTTTGCTGGCAATGAAAATATTTTGACTCCAAAAAGAGCAGAGAATTCAACACACGTTTTTCATCAGTATACATTAAGAATAACAAATGGAAAACGTAATGAATTACAACAATACTTAACAGAGAAAGAAATTCCTGCAATGATTTATTATCCGGTAGCGCTTAGAAAACAGAAAGCTTATTTCCAAGATAGTAATCCTGCAGATTTTGTGAATACTGATAAATTGCTTGACCAAGTAATTTCTTTGCCAATGCACACAGAATTGGATGAGGAGCAGTTGAAATATATTACAGATTCTGTTTTGGAATTTTTTGCGAAAAACTAA
- the zwf gene encoding glucose-6-phosphate dehydrogenase, which produces MSENKILQPTTIIIFGATGDLAKRKLFPAFYNLYIDGRMPERFNIVALGRAENTDEKFRDYIKENLNEFSRKDVTSEDWKGFESHLTYFQHQLDEQQSYQDLSQKLQTFDIDYGTRANRLFYLSIAPNFIETISNHIKNTFLASDASKDRIIIEKPFGHSKASAIELNTLLSQTFQEEQIYRIDHYLGKETVQNILTFRFGNSIFEPLWNQKYIESIQITVAEEVGVETRGAFYEQTGALKDMVQNHLLQILCMVAMEPPASLESGEIRDRKVDVLKSIRRITPDKVSHYAVRGQYGPGMINGTEVKGYRQENGIAEDSNTETFVAMKFYLDNERWQNVPFYVRTGKKMEKKHSYITIQFRPLPTSTFSNSPFELSANRLIINIQPSMDIRLQFMSKKPGLSLELKPVEMVFNDFACQEDSPEAYETLLLEALLGDLTLFMRSDQVEEAWDVVKTIQEYWENNKELSFPNYQAGSWGPEGSDALVKRQGHKWV; this is translated from the coding sequence ATGAGTGAAAATAAAATCCTGCAACCAACTACGATTATCATTTTTGGTGCAACCGGAGATTTAGCTAAAAGAAAATTGTTTCCTGCGTTTTACAATTTGTATATCGATGGCAGAATGCCTGAGCGTTTCAATATTGTAGCTTTGGGAAGAGCAGAAAATACGGACGAAAAATTCAGAGATTACATCAAAGAAAATCTGAATGAATTTTCCCGAAAAGATGTGACGTCAGAAGATTGGAAAGGTTTTGAGTCGCATTTGACCTACTTCCAACATCAATTGGATGAGCAGCAATCTTACCAAGACCTCAGTCAAAAATTGCAGACTTTCGATATTGATTATGGCACCAGAGCCAACAGATTATTTTATCTTTCGATTGCGCCTAATTTTATAGAAACGATTTCCAATCATATCAAAAATACTTTTCTGGCTTCTGACGCAAGTAAGGATAGAATTATTATTGAGAAACCTTTCGGACATAGCAAAGCTTCTGCGATTGAACTTAATACACTTTTGTCACAGACTTTTCAAGAAGAACAAATTTATCGTATTGATCATTATTTAGGAAAAGAAACGGTTCAAAATATCCTAACATTCAGATTTGGAAATTCGATTTTCGAGCCTTTGTGGAATCAGAAATATATTGAATCAATTCAAATAACTGTAGCTGAAGAAGTTGGCGTTGAAACTCGAGGCGCTTTTTACGAACAAACTGGTGCGCTGAAAGATATGGTTCAGAATCATTTGCTTCAAATTCTTTGTATGGTGGCGATGGAACCACCGGCTTCCTTGGAATCGGGAGAAATAAGAGACAGAAAAGTAGATGTTCTGAAATCGATTCGCAGAATCACACCAGATAAAGTTTCGCATTATGCAGTCAGAGGACAATATGGACCAGGAATGATTAATGGCACTGAGGTAAAAGGTTACCGTCAGGAAAATGGAATTGCTGAAGATTCTAACACAGAGACTTTTGTGGCAATGAAATTTTATCTGGATAATGAGAGATGGCAAAACGTCCCTTTTTATGTGAGAACGGGGAAAAAAATGGAAAAGAAACATTCTTATATTACCATCCAATTCCGTCCACTCCCAACATCTACATTCTCTAACAGTCCGTTTGAATTATCAGCAAACAGATTGATTATCAACATTCAGCCTTCTATGGATATTCGTCTTCAGTTTATGAGCAAAAAGCCGGGACTTTCTTTGGAATTGAAGCCTGTGGAAATGGTCTTTAATGATTTTGCTTGTCAGGAAGATAGTCCGGAAGCTTATGAAACACTTTTACTGGAAGCACTTTTAGGTGATCTAACTTTGTTTATGCGATCTGACCAGGTAGAAGAAGCTTGGGATGTTGTGAAAACAATTCAGGAATATTGGGAAAATAATAAAGAACTGTCTTTCCCGAATTATCAGGCAGGAAGCTGGGGGCCAGAAGGTAGCGATGCTTTAGTCAAAAGACAGGGGCACAAATGGGTTTAA
- the gndA gene encoding NADP-dependent phosphogluconate dehydrogenase produces the protein MEKYNYGMIGLGVMGRNLLYNIAENGFSIAGFDLDDEKVKHLQDGATSKMKVKGTVSLEEFVTALETPRKIILMVPAGKPVDAVLGNITPLLSKGDIVIDAGNSYFEDTNRRISDLAAKDLHFVGMGVSGGEKGARKGPSIMPGGDLEAFKLLKPMLEAIAAKVDGEACTAYMGKGSAGNYVKMVHNGIEYAIMQLISEAYDLLRKGANLNNEQLYEVFKKWNEGEMNSFLIEITRDIFQQKDDLTNAYLVDKILDKAGAKGTGKWTSEQAMEIGVSIPTIDIAVTSRILSAYKDERVLASKLYSEKEISIPENVESFIQEVGDALYLATLISYAQGLALLVKASEEYNFEIPLKDVVKIWRGGCIIRSVLLEKFYTAYSADPNLSNILLNQEISEIVKSRIQSLRKTASFAVESGISSLGLQTALGYFDAYTTESLPVNLIQAQRDYFGAHTYQRVDREGVFHTTWNSSNQ, from the coding sequence ATGGAAAAGTATAATTACGGGATGATTGGTCTCGGAGTGATGGGGAGAAATCTTCTTTACAATATTGCTGAAAATGGTTTTTCTATCGCGGGATTTGACCTCGATGATGAAAAAGTAAAACATTTGCAGGATGGTGCAACTTCTAAAATGAAAGTCAAAGGAACAGTTTCTTTGGAGGAATTTGTGACTGCTTTAGAAACACCAAGAAAAATAATTCTAATGGTTCCAGCAGGAAAACCTGTTGATGCGGTTCTAGGAAATATCACGCCACTTTTGAGCAAAGGTGATATCGTTATCGATGCAGGAAATTCTTACTTTGAAGATACAAACAGAAGGATTTCTGACCTAGCTGCAAAAGATTTACATTTTGTAGGAATGGGCGTTTCAGGCGGTGAAAAAGGCGCAAGAAAAGGGCCAAGTATTATGCCTGGCGGAGATTTGGAAGCGTTCAAACTTCTGAAACCAATGCTGGAAGCTATCGCAGCAAAAGTAGACGGAGAAGCTTGTACAGCGTATATGGGCAAAGGTTCTGCTGGAAATTATGTAAAAATGGTTCACAACGGCATCGAATATGCAATTATGCAACTCATCAGCGAAGCATACGACCTTTTAAGAAAAGGCGCCAATCTTAACAACGAACAACTTTATGAAGTTTTCAAAAAATGGAATGAAGGTGAAATGAATTCTTTCTTGATTGAAATCACAAGAGATATTTTCCAACAAAAAGATGATTTGACCAATGCTTATTTGGTTGATAAAATCTTAGATAAAGCTGGCGCAAAAGGCACCGGAAAATGGACTTCTGAACAAGCGATGGAAATCGGAGTTTCTATTCCGACGATAGATATTGCGGTAACTTCCAGAATTTTGTCTGCGTATAAAGATGAGAGGGTTTTGGCTTCCAAATTATATTCTGAAAAGGAAATTTCAATTCCGGAAAATGTAGAATCATTTATCCAAGAAGTTGGGGATGCTTTGTATTTAGCGACATTGATTAGTTATGCTCAAGGTCTGGCATTATTAGTAAAAGCTTCTGAAGAATACAACTTTGAAATTCCATTAAAAGATGTGGTTAAAATCTGGAGAGGTGGCTGTATCATCCGCTCTGTATTGTTAGAGAAATTCTATACTGCATATTCTGCAGACCCGAATTTATCAAATATTTTATTGAATCAAGAGATTTCTGAAATCGTAAAATCGAGAATTCAATCTCTAAGAAAAACGGCAAGTTTCGCTGTTGAAAGCGGAATTTCAAGTTTAGGACTTCAAACAGCTTTAGGTTATTTTGATGCTTATACTACAGAATCTCTTCCGGTGAATTTGATTCAGGCTCAGCGTGATTATTTCGGAGCGCATACTTACCAACGTGTGGATAGAGAAGGCGTTTTTCACACAACTTGGAATTCTTCAAATCAATAA